The Campylobacter sp. RM10537 genome has a segment encoding these proteins:
- the yihA gene encoding ribosome biogenesis GTP-binding protein YihA/YsxC, whose translation MIINARFITSLAKFDINFASHFSEVAFLGRSNVGKSSLINSLCKQKNLAKSSSTPGKTQLINFFEVLCQKNEDKFNIYFVDLPGFGYAKVSKNLKEEWNIHLDEFLKLRTSIKLFIHLIDARHINLEIDKELDDYLKGFIRPDQKILKVFTKCDKLNQSEKAKLKNYFQDAILISNLNKFGLDRLENEIIDQVLGL comes from the coding sequence ATGATTATTAATGCCCGTTTTATTACCTCTTTGGCAAAATTTGATATCAATTTTGCATCTCATTTTAGCGAAGTGGCTTTTTTGGGAAGATCAAATGTTGGAAAAAGTTCTTTAATTAATTCTTTATGCAAACAAAAAAACCTCGCTAAAAGCTCCTCAACTCCTGGAAAAACGCAATTAATAAATTTTTTTGAAGTTTTGTGTCAAAAAAATGAAGATAAATTTAATATTTATTTCGTGGATTTGCCTGGTTTTGGTTATGCTAAGGTTTCAAAAAATTTAAAAGAAGAATGGAATATTCATTTAGATGAGTTTTTAAAGCTAAGAACTTCTATAAAATTATTTATTCATTTAATTGATGCAAGACATATTAACTTAGAAATTGATAAAGAATTGGATGATTATTTAAAAGGTTTCATAAGACCAGATCAAAAAATTTTAAAAGTTTTTACAAAATGTGATAAATTAAATCAAAGTGAGAAGGCTAAACTTAAAAATTATTTTCAAGATGCAATTTTAATTTCAAATTTAAATAAATTTGGACTTGATAGACTTGAGAATGAAATTATCGATCAAGTTTTGGGTTTATAA
- a CDS encoding LptA/OstA family protein yields the protein MFARKIILLFFCISISLATKIEVKALNFYSDENKGESTLSGDVEVKRGEDILNAGKLIIYTDKNRKPIRYEATQNPKFKINLKGKIYKGEGDKLIYNVIDDTYEIDGNAYINEPINHQKLCGNKIFIDRKKNIYKIQSKDNKPARFVFDLKQK from the coding sequence ATGTTTGCAAGAAAAATAATTTTATTATTCTTTTGTATTAGCATATCTTTAGCAACTAAAATTGAAGTAAAAGCTTTAAATTTTTATTCCGATGAAAATAAGGGAGAAAGCACACTTAGTGGCGATGTTGAGGTTAAAAGAGGGGAAGATATTTTAAATGCTGGAAAGTTGATTATCTATACAGACAAAAATCGCAAACCAATACGCTATGAAGCTACACAAAATCCAAAATTTAAAATTAATTTAAAAGGCAAAATTTATAAAGGAGAAGGAGATAAATTAATTTATAATGTTATTGACGATACTTATGAGATTGATGGAAATGCGTATATTAACGAACCTATTAATCATCAAAAACTTTGCGGAAATAAAATTTTTATAGATAGAAAAAAAAATATTTATAAAATACAAAGCAAAGATAATAAGCCCGCACGCTTTGTATTTGATTTGAAACAAAAATGA
- the hslV gene encoding ATP-dependent protease subunit HslV: MFHATTILAYKGKNKSVIGGDGQVSFGNTVLKGNAVKIRKLNNGKVLAGFAGSTADAFNLFDMFENLLQSSKGDLLKAAIDFSKEWRKDKYLRKLEAMMLVLDRNHIFLLSGTGDVVEPEDGEIAAIGSGGNYALSAARALAKHASLDEEELVKSSLQIAGEICIYTNTNIKTYVIEDEK, encoded by the coding sequence ATGTTTCATGCAACTACAATTTTAGCCTATAAAGGCAAAAACAAATCCGTAATTGGAGGAGATGGACAAGTTAGCTTTGGAAATACTGTTTTAAAAGGCAATGCAGTTAAAATTAGAAAACTTAATAATGGTAAAGTTTTGGCAGGTTTTGCAGGAAGTACAGCAGATGCTTTTAATCTTTTTGATATGTTTGAAAATTTATTACAAAGCTCTAAAGGAGATCTCTTAAAGGCTGCAATAGATTTTTCTAAGGAATGGAGAAAAGATAAGTACTTGAGAAAACTTGAAGCTATGATGCTAGTGCTTGATAGAAATCATATTTTTTTGCTTTCAGGAACTGGCGATGTAGTTGAACCAGAAGATGGAGAAATTGCAGCAATTGGAAGCGGTGGAAATTATGCACTTTCAGCTGCAAGAGCATTGGCAAAACATGCTTCTTTAGATGAAGAAGAGCTGGTTAAATCAAGCTTACAAATTGCAGGAGAAATTTGCATTTATACTAATACAAATATAAAAACCTATGTGATAGAGGATGAAAAATGA
- the mrdA gene encoding penicillin-binding protein 2: protein MRMRLVVGFILLFFIFLLSRIYYLSIKSNVYYEELAKQNAIKTQLLAPKRGEIFDRNGTLLAVNDLGYSISLKPYLSLKKNKISILEKELNKLQGFFPDLNVTKLLQFYKKNDSYYNQDYIQIVDFIPAQEMMKHYSVLNLDENIKIESAVQRKYPYGKLASHIIGYVGKANLQDIKENEISKLTNFIGKSGIERYYNDILQGVKGEKVYKVNALNQEVAQISYTPPLSNDIHLTIDIELQNFLTNLFENNAGAAIIMDISDGSILAAGSFPEYDLNPFVTGISFKDWDELSNNLDHPFTNKLINGYYPPGSVVKMGVALAFLNSGNITPSTQFFCGGSVELGGRLFRCWNRSGHGNVDLKHAIKSSCDVYFYDGGLQVGINQISQTLSRIGFGAKTGVDLPNEFVGILPSREWKMQRYGQNWFQGDTLNTAIGQGNFLATPMQIARYTAQIAKGKQVLPHFLQSIENNNTKIQNKTHFNQEIFTLFEKSQLPYIRDAMYAVANEQGGTAYRYLHDLKVKVAAKTGTAQVVGFSQTDRSRVDEKQLQYYTRSHAWLTSYAPYANPKYVVTVLLEHGGRDTTSGEISAKIYQKMINLGYFK from the coding sequence ATGCGTATGCGTTTAGTTGTTGGATTTATACTTTTATTTTTTATTTTTTTATTGAGTCGAATCTATTATTTAAGTATAAAGTCTAATGTATATTATGAAGAGCTTGCGAAACAAAATGCCATAAAAACACAATTATTAGCACCAAAACGTGGGGAAATATTTGACCGAAATGGCACACTTTTGGCGGTTAATGATTTAGGATATAGTATTTCTCTAAAGCCTTATTTAAGTCTTAAAAAAAATAAAATCAGTATTTTGGAAAAAGAGTTAAATAAATTGCAAGGTTTTTTTCCAGATTTAAATGTTACAAAATTGTTGCAATTTTACAAGAAAAATGATTCATATTATAATCAAGATTATATACAAATTGTAGATTTTATACCTGCGCAAGAAATGATGAAACATTATTCCGTGCTTAATTTGGATGAAAATATAAAAATAGAATCTGCTGTGCAAAGAAAATATCCTTATGGAAAATTAGCCTCTCATATTATAGGTTATGTTGGAAAAGCTAATTTACAAGATATAAAAGAAAATGAAATTTCTAAATTAACAAATTTTATTGGAAAAAGTGGTATAGAGCGTTACTACAATGACATTTTACAAGGAGTAAAAGGAGAGAAGGTTTATAAGGTTAATGCTTTAAATCAAGAAGTAGCCCAAATTTCTTATACTCCTCCGCTTTCAAATGATATACATTTAACTATTGATATAGAATTGCAGAATTTTCTAACAAATCTTTTTGAAAATAATGCTGGAGCCGCAATAATTATGGATATTAGTGATGGGTCTATTTTGGCAGCTGGAAGTTTTCCAGAATATGATCTTAATCCTTTTGTAACTGGTATTTCTTTCAAAGATTGGGATGAACTTTCTAATAATCTTGATCACCCTTTTACAAATAAACTTATTAATGGATATTATCCTCCTGGTTCGGTTGTTAAAATGGGTGTTGCCTTAGCCTTCTTAAATTCAGGTAATATTACACCTTCTACTCAATTTTTTTGCGGAGGTAGTGTTGAGCTTGGAGGAAGATTATTTCGTTGTTGGAATCGATCAGGTCATGGAAATGTGGATCTAAAACATGCTATTAAATCAAGTTGTGATGTTTATTTTTATGATGGAGGTTTGCAAGTTGGTATTAATCAAATCAGTCAAACTTTATCACGTATTGGTTTTGGAGCAAAAACTGGAGTTGATTTGCCCAATGAATTTGTAGGTATTTTGCCAAGCAGAGAATGGAAAATGCAAAGGTACGGGCAAAATTGGTTTCAAGGCGATACTTTAAATACGGCCATAGGGCAGGGAAATTTTTTAGCAACTCCTATGCAAATTGCAAGATATACAGCTCAAATTGCCAAAGGTAAACAAGTTTTACCTCATTTTTTGCAAAGTATAGAAAATAATAATACTAAAATTCAAAATAAAACTCACTTTAATCAGGAAATTTTTACTTTATTTGAAAAAAGTCAGCTTCCATATATAAGAGATGCGATGTATGCTGTAGCTAATGAACAAGGAGGAACAGCTTATCGTTATTTACATGATCTTAAAGTAAAAGTAGCTGCTAAAACAGGAACTGCACAAGTTGTAGGATTTTCTCAAACGGATCGAAGTAGGGTGGATGAAAAACAATTGCAATATTATACAAGATCCCATGCTTGGCTTACTTCTTATGCGCCCTATGCAAATCCAAAATATGTTGTAACTGTTTTGCTTGAACATGGGGGTAGGGATACTACTTCTGGAGAAATTAGTGCAAAAATTTATCAAAAAATGATAAATTTGGGTTATTTTAAATAG
- a CDS encoding HAD-IIIA family hydrolase: MIELIFLDVDGCLTDGKIIYTSEGNFIKEFNVKDGAAIEAWLRLGKKIAIITGRNCPCVDKRSKDLKIDLLFQGVKDKLTCAKTILQKLNLDFSQCAAIGDYFNDKNLLENVGLSFKPKDAHKDLKVDIVLEHKGGEAAVAEMIEYIVKENNMQQDWNKIWL, encoded by the coding sequence ATGATAGAATTAATTTTTTTAGATGTAGATGGTTGTTTAACAGATGGAAAAATCATCTATACTTCAGAAGGTAATTTTATCAAAGAATTTAATGTTAAAGATGGTGCGGCGATTGAGGCTTGGTTAAGACTTGGCAAAAAAATCGCTATTATTACAGGTAGAAATTGCCCTTGTGTGGATAAAAGATCTAAAGATTTAAAAATAGATCTTTTATTTCAAGGAGTTAAAGATAAATTAACTTGTGCTAAAACAATTTTACAAAAATTAAATCTCGATTTTTCTCAGTGTGCAGCTATAGGGGATTATTTTAATGATAAAAATCTTCTTGAAAATGTAGGGTTGAGTTTTAAACCAAAAGATGCTCATAAGGATTTAAAAGTTGATATAGTTTTAGAGCATAAAGGTGGAGAGGCTGCTGTAGCAGAAATGATAGAATATATTGTGAAAGAGAATAATATGCAACAAGATTGGAATAAGATTTGGCTATAA
- the rplI gene encoding 50S ribosomal protein L9 — translation MKVLLIKDVKGLGKAGEVKEVKDGYGQNFLIGKGLAKAATTEVLRKYESDKKKEAENLRFEIANLEKLKEELSKITLEIFKPVGANGNLFGGVTKDEIAHALKEQKNIELDKKSLECDTLKSIGIHEISVKLGHAIHANFKIDIKAE, via the coding sequence ATGAAAGTATTATTGATCAAAGATGTTAAAGGACTTGGAAAAGCTGGAGAAGTTAAAGAAGTCAAAGATGGATATGGGCAAAATTTTTTAATCGGAAAAGGACTAGCTAAAGCTGCTACCACTGAAGTTTTAAGAAAATATGAAAGTGATAAGAAAAAAGAAGCTGAAAATTTACGCTTTGAAATTGCAAATTTGGAAAAACTAAAAGAAGAACTTAGTAAAATAACTCTTGAAATTTTTAAACCTGTTGGAGCTAATGGTAATTTATTTGGTGGAGTTACAAAAGATGAAATTGCTCACGCACTTAAAGAACAAAAAAATATAGAACTTGATAAAAAAAGTTTAGAATGTGATACTTTAAAAAGTATTGGAATTCATGAAATTAGTGTAAAGCTAGGTCATGCAATCCATGCAAATTTTAAAATTGATATAAAGGCAGAATAA
- a CDS encoding aminopeptidase P family protein — MNLYQKRIAQLRDLMKKHHLNAYLILSSDPHLNEYLPDFYQNKTFISGFKGSAGTLIITHEKALLWTDGRYWLQAERELKGTFIELQKQNNTNTFLNWLKKNLKKNEILGTDFSLLSLNLFKNLQTNYQIKLKHIDLISPLWKERPNLPISKIYEHKIKYCGYSRQQKINQIREKMQILNTQNHLISSLDDIAWITNLRANDIKYNPVFLSYLFINQKTILLFIDKNKIDLKLEKKLNQDGIYIKDYYEIYQEIQKLRNTNLLIEPTKTTALLIQYLHKSVKIIEEINPSTYLKSIKTQKEIKHIENAMIEDGVALARFFTWLEENIKKNECISELDIDFKITEFRAKSPYYISNSFATIAGFNANGACIHYKATKENFSYIKKNGLLLIDSGAQYENGTTDITRVIPIGQISKEQIYDYTLVLKAHIAISNTIFPKDIPMPLLDAISRAPLWKNQLDYMHGTGHGVGYFLNVHEGPQTLSYFSPALEKTKAKEGMLTSIEPGIYKKDKWGIRLENLVLNTKVKNPKNRDYGEFLYFKPLTLCPFESKCIDKTLLNKDEKLWLNAYHKKVYDKLSIKLKNEPKVLKWLKNKTKTIK, encoded by the coding sequence ATGAATTTATACCAAAAAAGAATTGCACAACTTAGAGATTTGATGAAAAAACATCATTTAAATGCTTATTTAATTTTAAGTTCAGATCCTCATTTAAATGAATATCTTCCAGATTTTTATCAAAATAAAACTTTCATCAGTGGTTTTAAAGGATCAGCTGGAACTTTAATTATTACCCATGAAAAAGCTCTTTTATGGACAGATGGAAGATATTGGTTACAAGCTGAAAGAGAACTAAAAGGAACTTTTATAGAGCTTCAAAAACAAAATAATACAAATACTTTTTTAAATTGGTTAAAAAAAAATCTTAAAAAAAATGAAATCTTAGGAACGGATTTTTCTCTTTTATCTTTAAATTTATTTAAAAATTTACAAACAAATTATCAAATAAAACTAAAACACATCGATTTAATTTCACCTTTATGGAAAGAACGTCCTAATTTACCAATAAGTAAAATTTATGAACATAAAATAAAATATTGTGGCTATTCACGTCAACAAAAAATCAATCAAATACGAGAAAAAATGCAAATTTTAAATACTCAAAATCATCTCATTTCTTCCCTTGATGATATCGCTTGGATTACCAATTTAAGAGCCAATGATATAAAGTATAATCCTGTATTTTTAAGTTATTTATTTATCAATCAAAAAACAATTTTACTTTTTATTGATAAAAATAAAATTGATTTAAAGCTAGAAAAAAAACTCAATCAAGATGGAATTTATATTAAAGATTATTATGAAATTTATCAAGAAATCCAAAAACTTCGCAATACAAACCTACTGATAGAACCAACGAAAACCACAGCCTTACTGATTCAATATCTCCATAAAAGTGTAAAAATTATAGAAGAAATTAATCCTAGTACATATTTAAAATCAATCAAAACTCAAAAAGAAATCAAGCATATAGAAAATGCTATGATAGAAGATGGAGTTGCTTTAGCTAGATTTTTTACATGGCTAGAAGAGAATATTAAAAAAAATGAATGTATCAGCGAACTTGATATTGATTTTAAGATAACAGAATTTAGAGCAAAAAGCCCTTATTATATTAGCAATAGTTTTGCAACCATAGCAGGTTTTAATGCTAATGGAGCTTGTATCCATTACAAAGCAACAAAAGAAAATTTTTCCTATATTAAGAAAAACGGGCTTTTGCTTATAGATTCTGGAGCCCAATATGAAAATGGCACTACAGATATAACTCGCGTCATTCCTATAGGACAAATAAGCAAAGAGCAAATTTATGATTATACCCTTGTTTTAAAAGCACATATAGCCATATCTAATACTATTTTTCCAAAAGATATTCCTATGCCTTTGCTTGATGCAATTTCAAGAGCACCATTATGGAAAAATCAACTTGATTATATGCATGGAACTGGACATGGGGTGGGATATTTTTTAAATGTTCATGAAGGTCCGCAAACCCTATCTTACTTTTCTCCAGCTCTTGAAAAAACTAAAGCCAAAGAAGGAATGTTAACCTCTATAGAACCAGGGATATATAAAAAAGATAAATGGGGTATTAGGCTTGAAAATTTAGTCTTAAATACTAAAGTTAAAAATCCAAAAAATAGAGATTATGGAGAATTTTTATACTTTAAACCCTTAACTCTTTGTCCTTTTGAATCAAAATGTATCGATAAAACCTTACTCAATAAAGACGAAAAATTATGGCTAAATGCCTATCATAAAAAAGTTTATGATAAACTTTCTATTAAATTAAAAAATGAACCCAAAGTTCTAAAATGGTTAAAAAATAAAACAAAAACTATTAAATAA
- the tsaE gene encoding tRNA (adenosine(37)-N6)-threonylcarbamoyltransferase complex ATPase subunit type 1 TsaE, with protein MKEIVLSKEEIDQIFSYLPCKGVVLLQGDLASGKTSLVQAWVKFLNLSDQVTSPTFSIMQKYQNENICIYHYDIYQEGLEGLLKNGLFDNLFEEGLHLVEWGDEQLKEKLFQFGILSTVVKISVEKNKRKYEIL; from the coding sequence ATGAAAGAAATTGTTTTATCCAAAGAAGAAATAGATCAAATTTTTTCTTATTTGCCTTGTAAAGGAGTGGTTTTATTACAAGGAGATTTAGCTAGTGGTAAAACTAGTTTGGTTCAAGCTTGGGTTAAATTTTTAAATTTAAGTGATCAAGTAACTTCTCCAACTTTTTCTATTATGCAAAAATACCAAAATGAAAATATTTGCATATATCATTATGATATTTATCAAGAAGGATTAGAAGGGCTTTTGAAAAATGGATTATTTGATAATTTATTTGAGGAAGGTTTGCATTTGGTAGAATGGGGAGATGAACAGCTAAAAGAAAAATTATTTCAATTTGGAATTTTATCAACGGTTGTTAAAATTAGTGTTGAAAAGAATAAAAGAAAGTATGAAATTTTATGA
- the hslU gene encoding ATP-dependent protease ATPase subunit HslU produces the protein MNLTPKEIVKFLDDYVIGQKKAKKIIAIALRNRYRRMQLSPELQDDIMPKNILMIGSTGVGKTEIARRLAKMMGFPFIKIEASKYTEVGFVGRDVESMVRDLANAALNLVKNEQKEKNKDKIDEFIENKILEKLLPPLPKGISDEKQEEYKNSLEKMRTKLRNGDLDESNIEIEISQSMFDTNPNLPPEMGAMQDIVKVIGVGSKKVKKEMKIKDAKNALRNEAGDKILDQESIKSEALKRAENEGIIFIDEIDKIAVSSGNSNRQDPSKEGVQRDLLPIVEGSSVQTKIGTLKTDHILFIAAGAFHLSKPSDLIPELQGRFPLRVELDSLDDKALYEILTRPKNSLLKQYTELLKTEQLELEFDDEAIKEIARIASKANEEMQDIGARRLHTVIEKLLEDLSFEADEYAGKKFTVDKKMVEEKLGDIIENKDLARYIL, from the coding sequence ATGAACTTAACTCCAAAAGAAATAGTCAAATTTTTAGATGATTACGTTATCGGTCAAAAAAAAGCTAAAAAAATTATCGCTATAGCTTTAAGAAATCGCTATAGAAGAATGCAACTAAGCCCAGAACTTCAAGATGATATTATGCCAAAAAATATTTTAATGATAGGATCAACTGGAGTTGGTAAAACAGAAATTGCAAGAAGACTTGCAAAAATGATGGGCTTTCCTTTTATAAAAATTGAAGCTAGTAAATATACAGAAGTTGGTTTTGTGGGACGAGATGTAGAAAGTATGGTTAGAGATTTAGCTAATGCGGCTTTAAATTTAGTCAAAAATGAACAAAAGGAAAAAAACAAAGATAAAATCGATGAATTTATCGAAAATAAAATTTTAGAAAAACTCTTACCGCCTTTACCAAAGGGTATTAGTGATGAAAAACAAGAAGAATATAAAAATAGTCTTGAAAAAATGAGAACCAAACTTAGAAATGGTGATCTAGATGAAAGCAATATAGAAATAGAAATATCTCAAAGTATGTTTGATACCAATCCTAATTTACCGCCTGAAATGGGAGCAATGCAAGATATTGTTAAGGTTATTGGCGTAGGCAGTAAAAAAGTCAAAAAAGAAATGAAAATTAAAGATGCCAAAAATGCTTTAAGAAACGAAGCTGGAGATAAAATTTTAGATCAAGAAAGTATCAAAAGTGAAGCCTTAAAAAGAGCAGAAAATGAAGGTATTATTTTTATAGATGAAATTGATAAAATAGCTGTTTCAAGTGGAAATTCAAATCGACAAGATCCGAGCAAAGAAGGGGTACAAAGAGATTTATTACCAATTGTTGAAGGTTCTAGTGTTCAAACCAAAATCGGAACTTTAAAAACTGATCATATACTTTTTATTGCCGCAGGGGCTTTTCATTTAAGCAAGCCAAGTGATTTGATTCCAGAATTACAAGGACGTTTTCCTTTAAGAGTTGAACTTGATAGTTTAGACGATAAAGCTCTTTATGAAATTTTAACCCGTCCAAAAAATTCACTTTTAAAACAATATACCGAGCTGTTGAAAACAGAACAATTAGAACTTGAATTTGATGATGAAGCGATAAAAGAAATTGCAAGAATAGCCTCTAAGGCAAATGAAGAAATGCAAGATATAGGTGCTAGACGTTTGCATACTGTAATAGAAAAACTTCTTGAAGATTTGAGCTTTGAAGCCGATGAATATGCGGGTAAAAAATTTACAGTTGACAAAAAAATGGTTGAAGAAAAACTTGGAGATATTATAGAAAATAAAGATTTAGCTAGGTATATTTTGTGA
- the era gene encoding GTPase Era: MKSGFVSIIGRTNAGKSALVNSLLEEKITLVSHKQNATRRKIKAIVMHKEDQIIFIDTPGLHQSKATLNQMLIESAIKSMGDCDLILFVASVFDDLKNYEEFLALKPKVPHIIILNKVDLTHNDILLKKLNDYAKFSEHFKAIIPYSCKKKSYKKILLDEIVKYLDEHEYFYDPEFLTPSSQKEIYRDFILESIYENLSQELPYCTEVIINKIKEKTKLIIIEAQIITDANSHKAILIGKNGATLNRIGKDARMKITRLAQNKVLLKLYIVVKKNWQKDEDFLKKMLNYEE, encoded by the coding sequence GTGAAAAGTGGCTTTGTTAGCATTATAGGAAGAACCAATGCTGGAAAAAGTGCTTTGGTTAATTCCTTGCTTGAAGAAAAAATTACCTTAGTTTCTCACAAACAAAATGCTACTAGACGAAAAATCAAAGCTATAGTAATGCATAAAGAGGATCAAATTATTTTTATTGATACTCCTGGGCTACATCAAAGCAAAGCAACTTTAAATCAAATGCTAATTGAAAGCGCTATAAAATCCATGGGAGATTGTGATTTAATTTTATTTGTAGCAAGCGTATTTGATGATTTAAAAAATTATGAAGAATTTTTAGCTTTAAAGCCAAAAGTGCCGCATATTATTATTTTAAATAAAGTAGATTTAACTCATAATGATATCCTTTTAAAAAAGCTTAATGACTATGCTAAATTTAGCGAGCATTTTAAGGCTATTATTCCTTATTCTTGCAAAAAAAAGAGTTACAAAAAAATATTACTTGATGAAATTGTAAAATATTTAGATGAGCATGAATATTTTTACGACCCTGAATTTTTAACTCCAAGTAGTCAAAAAGAAATCTATAGAGATTTCATACTTGAAAGTATTTATGAAAATTTGAGTCAAGAATTGCCCTATTGCACTGAAGTTATAATCAACAAAATTAAAGAAAAAACAAAGCTTATTATCATCGAAGCACAAATAATCACAGATGCAAATTCCCATAAAGCTATACTTATAGGAAAAAATGGAGCAACGCTTAATCGTATAGGTAAAGATGCTAGGATGAAAATTACTCGATTGGCTCAAAATAAAGTTCTTTTGAAGTTATACATTGTGGTGAAAAAGAATTGGCAAAAAGATGAAGACTTTTTAAAAAAAATGTTAAATTATGAAGAATAA
- the lptB gene encoding LPS export ABC transporter ATP-binding protein — MSKLQIINLEKIIKKTKIIQDVSLELNSGEVVGLLGPNGAGKTTTFYMICGLITPSNGKVLLDGVDITKEPLNKRARKGIGYLPQESSIFKDLSVEDNLLLAAQIFYKDKKVLNEKVEQMLELLSIEPIRLRKGLSLSGGERRRCELARSLMCEPKFLLLDEPFAGVDPIAVSEIQTLIKELKKLNIGILITDHNVRETLAICDRAYVIRSGSLLASGNAEEIANNKDVKKYYLGAEFKLLD, encoded by the coding sequence ATGAGTAAGCTACAAATAATCAACTTAGAAAAAATCATAAAAAAAACAAAAATAATACAAGATGTATCATTAGAATTAAATAGTGGTGAAGTTGTTGGACTTTTAGGGCCAAATGGAGCAGGAAAAACTACTACTTTTTATATGATATGTGGTTTAATTACTCCAAGCAATGGAAAAGTTTTGCTTGATGGCGTGGATATCACTAAAGAGCCATTAAATAAACGCGCTAGAAAAGGAATTGGATATTTGCCGCAAGAAAGTAGTATTTTTAAAGATTTAAGCGTTGAGGATAATTTACTTTTAGCGGCACAAATTTTTTATAAAGATAAAAAAGTTTTAAATGAAAAAGTGGAGCAAATGCTTGAACTTTTAAGTATAGAACCGATTCGATTAAGAAAAGGTTTGAGTTTAAGTGGAGGGGAAAGAAGGCGTTGTGAACTAGCAAGAAGTTTGATGTGTGAGCCTAAATTTTTACTTCTTGATGAACCATTTGCTGGAGTTGATCCTATTGCGGTTTCTGAAATTCAAACTTTAATTAAAGAGCTTAAAAAATTAAATATTGGAATTTTAATAACTGATCACAATGTACGCGAGACTTTGGCAATTTGTGATAGAGCTTATGTAATCCGTTCTGGATCTTTATTAGCAAGTGGAAATGCTGAAGAAATTGCAAACAATAAAGATGTAAAAAAATACTATTTAGGAGCGGAGTTTAAGCTCCTAGATTAA
- a CDS encoding RNA-binding S4 domain-containing protein: protein MRVDKFLNVVNITKRRVISEDMCKSGVVKINDKVAKASKEVKIGDIISLHFMQYTQEYKVLAIPSTKSIPKNTQNQYVEKL, encoded by the coding sequence ATGAGAGTGGATAAATTTTTAAATGTGGTTAATATCACTAAAAGGCGAGTAATTTCTGAAGATATGTGCAAAAGCGGGGTGGTTAAAATTAATGATAAAGTTGCTAAAGCGAGTAAGGAAGTAAAAATAGGAGATATTATTAGTTTACATTTTATGCAATATACTCAAGAATATAAGGTTTTAGCTATACCCTCTACTAAAAGTATTCCTAAAAATACTCAAAATCAATATGTGGAAAAATTATGA